Within the Camelus dromedarius isolate mCamDro1 chromosome 9, mCamDro1.pat, whole genome shotgun sequence genome, the region TCCCCGCAGTCCTGCGCCCGACTCCGCCTGGTGGCCCGCGGCCTCGCCGACGCCCAGGCCGTGCTGAGCAGCCTGCCGAGCCCGGAGCTGTTCCCCGGCGTCGGCCCGACCCTGGAGCTGCTGACGGCCGCGGGGCGGGACGTGGCGGCCTGCGTGAGTGCCGGTCCCGCCCTGGCCCCGCACCCCTCCCAGCTCGCTCGGTGTCCCCTAATCCGGGCTTGGGTCTGCGGCTGGGAGGGTGAGGGGCGGAGCCACCTGGGAGGGAGGCTCCGTTCTTCGCCGTCTTCAAGTTACGTGCGGTtcccctccagctccagctggtCCGGCCAGGCTCCTGGAGGAAGTCCCCGCGGCCGCCCAGGAGGCGTCACAAAACTCGCAGAGCTGTGAGTGGAGCGGGCGGTCAAGCGGTTAGACCGCAGGGAGGACGGTGTGAGGCTGAGACGGGCCGGGCGCGCGCCTTGGAGCGGTGACGGAGTGCAGGGGGGGGCCCTGACTCAGCCCGGCTCTGCCTCCTTCCCGGGTTCCAGGAGTCGCCTCGGTGTCATGAAGCCAGAGTCATCTTCAACTTCCTGCGCCTGCTCGCGTGGGACCTGCGGCTGGTGGCAAACTCGGGACCTTGTCTGTGATCCCGCCGCGGCCCCGCCTGGGACCCGAAGCTGCGAGGTCGCCTGGCTGCGGGCGCCGCCCTCCTCCGCTGCCCCATTGGACCCGGCGGGTCTCTCAGCCTCCACCCGCCTGCGCTGGTGCCAGAGGCGCCCTTTTCCCAGGGCCAGAACCAGTTCCCCCTGGAAGCCGCTCTATTTCCGTGGGAAGTGTCGCCCTAAGATCTTCCAGGGCCCCGGGCTGGCAGGAAAAGACTGGATTCCGTGTCGACCTTGGTCGTTGACCACCACGTACCATGGACCAGTTTCTACTTCTGTGGTTACAGAAACCTCCCTGTCCCTTGACAGGTTCCAACGCCTGCTTTGAACCTTCAGTGCCCGCTTTGACATTCCATGAATATGGGACTGTTGGATCTCTCTGCTGGGGAGACCTCATTCCATGAGGGACTGGGCAAGAGTCCTTCTGTTAAGTAGTTTTTTGAATTCCGttacttttgtgtgttttgtatttatgaagTTCCTATGTATATTTGCTCTTTTGTCTTCTTGGGTTAATTTATCGCCAGTTATTAAATATTATTGCATTTGCATTGGTTGTTTCTCTGTGATCATTTTGAGGGTGACTGTACAGCACAAAATGCTGAGAGGGAAATCAGGTGACCTGAGTTTCAGTTCTGCCCCTGACACTTAATTGTGTACCCAGCCTCCGTTTAGTCTTCTATGCCATGATATTATTACACGTCCCTTGCCATGAGTAATACACATTGAAATAGTGCTCGTGAAGCTTCCAGCTGAAGTCACAGAATGATCTTAATAAATGGTCTCCATGAAATAATCACACACATAAAAGTGCAAACAATTGTACTTTTTACATTCATCGAGATCTGGGCAGGATGGGTAATCTTTGTGGCCAACTGCAAAGCCtgtttcccaagatcacacagctagtgaggagCCCCCAAGTCTTCAGCTCTCGATCACATGTTCCTAACCACTCCCTGAGCTTTCTTTCTAAGAAAGACATTATGATGTCTAGGGATTTTGAGATAATaagttaattttcaaaattcattcttGTTTCATTGTCTCCTCCCCTGAGGTAAGGCCTCCTCCAAGTGACAGAAACTGACCAGAACACCAGGAGTGACTTGCACATCCCTGctattgattttaaaacatttttgcgTATCAGACCTCAAAGATATTCCCCAACATGGATTTCAGTCTACCCTCTCCCTGGAATTAaaatgagggaaagagagggtGGGAGTAACAGTCAAAAAGGACTCAGCAACTTCTGTCCAAGAAATCCATCACTTCCAGGTCCAGGAGGTCTCGCTACAGTCAGGCTGGAGGGTGCAGTGGTTATTGCCTGATGCCAGGCAAAACTCAGTTAAAATCCTGCCCTCACTagttatttgctgtgtgaccttgaacaagtctcttaacctctctgagtctctaaACTTCCATCTGTATTTGACATGTAGGCAAAGCACAGTAAGTCCTTGGTGCTATTGTGGGTATTTAACCACGTTGTGGCCAAGCCTCTGTGACAGGGTGAGACATACACCAAAAGTGGGGGTGGCGGTggtgtctgttttccttttgcaCTGACTGTTCCCTTTTCGCAGAATGCTCCCCCTCGGATCTTCACAgagctccctccctcacttcctttagGTCTTTCCCTAAATGTCATTTCTCAGACACCTCATTTAATGCAAACTTCCTCCCGCACTCTGCTCTCATCcctgtttcattttttcattttctgttatctGACGTTCTCTGACACAATACACACCACAAGCCTAACTCCCCGACCTCCACTGTGTGTTCCTCCTCTCTAGTAAAAAGCTCCATGAAGGATTGTggtatgtctttttcttttttcagtgctCTTGCCCTGGCACCTTGAACAGGGTCTGACCCAAAGTGGtggctgaataaatatttggtgaacgAATGAAGGTGTTTGTCACAAACCAAGCTGGTTCCCTTGAAGGCTTGGTCGGCCCGCAATTCCAGAGCAGAGCCTCCTGTTCCTGGGTCCTTCTATGCCTGGACAATTAGAGATGTTAGTGcgggctcccctcctcccccattccATCTTTGTCTGTACCAGGTTGCAAAAGGTGGGGAGGAGCTGGTCTTCTCTCTTAATGGGTGTGTTTTGCCTTCtgactctctctccccacccccagcagcacCCCCAGATCTTCTCCCATCACCTAAACAGCCTCCCACTTGGAAGGTCCAGGTTCTTCCCGGCAACTCCTTCTAGGCGTGCTCTTTCCCTCCACTCCCTGCACTGGGGCATCCTGCAGAAAGGaatccctctgtcccctccccactccagtcCTAGATCTAGCCTGGCCACTGCACAAGGCACCCCCATGTGGGGCTGCAGCTGCCCCAGCCTGGATTTTGTCTTCAGAACGCACTTTCTTGGAGGTGAGCCCTAATGGATGTCAGTTTCTCTTTCACTCAGCTGCTCACCTGgctcccaggccccgccctgcTCTGGGCTTTCCTGCCTGGGCCTCCCTGGTGGCCGGTGTCACCCTCTAGCTGTGTTTTCACTTTTCCTACATCAGCTGGGATTGCCCAGCTGCACAGGCTAAAAGCGGCACCATGGAGCTCAGGCAGGAATTAGACCTCAGACGGAGCTGGAAGTTCAGACACTCGGACAGAGCAGCGGGCTGAGGTCCAGAAGAGAAGACTGGGGTCAGAGACGTCAAACAAGACTGAGAGATCTCAGGCGACAGCCTCGGAGTGGACACTTGATCCCCCACCTGCTGACAGAGACCAGAGACCAGAGACCAGGAATGAAGCTGGGTGAGCTCCGACATCATTGCCCGGGACCTGAGCCCCACAAAACGCCCTCCCCTCAGTCCCCAGTGACCTACGTCCCCTCACGTTCCTCTCCTTCCACAACACAGGCATGACCTCGGGCTGCCTGCTGGGGCTGTTGCTGATGACCGCAGCGCTGACCAGGACAGGAGCAGTTCctgtcccctcacccctcagGGCCCTCCCGGGCACAAGGGGCTGCCACCTGGCCCAGTTCAAGTCTCTGTCCCCACAAGAGCTGCAGGCCTTCAAGAGAGCCAAGGACGCCTTTGTGAGTGTCCCCCAGCCCCGCCTGCTGTGGGCTCCCCTCCACCCCCGCGCTGTGGGTGCCCGGGCTTCCTCTGCTCAAGGGGGACCTGCTCTCCCTTCACCGGCCCCTCGCCCTCCCCGCAGAGGGCTGAGCCCTGTCCTCCTGTGGTGGTCGTGCCTCTGCCGTCCTTTGGACCttcacctcccctcctcctgaggTCGGCCTCCCTCCAGTCTCACCGGGGTCTCCCCTCGGTCGTGCTGTGGGCTGACCTTGCTCTTGCTCCCTAGGAAGAGTCACTCTTGCAGAAGGACTGGAACTGCAGCTCGCGCATCTTCCCCAGGACCCGGGACCTGAGGCAGCTGCAGGTGAGTCCGGAGAGTCAGGcccacctgccctcacctggccCAGATCACCTGGCTCTGCAggcggcccctcccctcctcctcctcccgcctcctcctctctccgcccTGCCCACCTGTCCCCGACCCCTTCCCCTCCGCTGACCACATCGGCTGTGCCTCTCCCCTGACCCTGACCTTCCCCTTCAACTGTCCCTGCCTGtgtcctccccacctgcccctcctcccttgtCCTCTCTCACATGCAGCTCTCCCCTGCCCCTGTCTCCCCGCCTCAGGTGTGGGAGCGTCCCGTGGCCTTGAAGGCTGAGGTGGCCCTGACCCTGGCCGTCCTGGGGACCATGGCTAACTCATCCCTGGGCAGCACCCTGGACCAGCCCCTGCACACCCTGGGCCACATCCACTCCCAGCTCCAGGCTTGTGTGAGTGCTCGGGCCACCCGCAGCGTGTCTGGGCTCTGACCTCCTGAATGTCCCTCTCTGTCCCAGGCCCTTCCTCACCCCCTCAcacccccctcctctgcccacaggtCCCAGCTCAGCCCACAGCAGGCCCCAGGCCCCGGGACCGCCTCCACCACTGGCTGCACCGGCTCCAGGAGGCCCCGAAGAAGGTGAGTGACCGCGGTGGGGAAACTGATGTCTGGGAGCAGCTGGGCGCCCAGGCACGGGGACCACTGAGCCATTTCCCCTCCCACAGGAGTCCCAGGACTGCCTCGAGGCCTCTGTCATGTTCAACCTCTTCCGCCTCCTCACCCGGGACCTGAAATGTGTCGCCAGCGGACACCTGTGTGTCTGAGCCTGAGATctacctgcaacctgttccagcATCTTACATGTTATTTGTGTATTGATGCATCAGAaccattttcttaatttattgcCTGCAAGTcactatttttgtatttatgtgtatgaATTCTCAAACTCAGAcccaataaaatgtttatttttctaccttttgtaaaaattttgcaaataaacAATGAGGAAAAGATGCTCTTTGTGGTCTGCGACTGCGTGTGTGAGGATTGGTCTACTTTTGCTGCCCTAACAAATTGTCCCAAACTGAGCATCTCAACACAAGTTGAATTCCTTCTCTCACATTTCCACAGGGCAGTGATCGGGTGAGCTCGCCTGGTTCCCCTGCTGTGGGTCTCACAAGGCTGAGTCATAGTGCAGTTGGCTGGTTGTTTGGGAGGCTCTGGGAACCATCTGCTTGAAAACCCATCtaagttgttggcagaattctgtTCCTTGTGGTGTCAGACTGATGtcccatttccttgctggctgtgaAGGCCCATCCTTAACTCTTGGTGGTCTCTTTCTGGTCCTGGCACATGGACACTCTACCTCAGAGCCCGCGATGGTGGATCAGGTCCTCCTCATGCTTGGCAATCCCTCCCACTTCTCCTTCTGCCACattctcctctgcctccagcctgagaatattttctgcttttaagaaCTCATGTGTTTAGATTGGGCCCTCTCGGGTTCCCCGGGATAATCtccatattttaaagttaataaacCTTAATTACATCAGTACAGTCCCTTTGGCatgtaacatgaaatatttatagcTTCTAGGGATGGTCTGGGTATTTTTGTGGGATTATTATTCAGCCAAGCACAGTATATGTGTGATGGTGTGATGGTGTCACTAGGTTGCATTCTGTTACAAGTAAAGTAATAGTAACTAAAAATGCCTTAATAATGAGAATATTTAGTATAGTACAGGATAAGGTGCCTTGAGCAGCAGTGGCTGGAATATCTTCCTGCGTGGTCAGTAGACTTGATTCTTGGGTTGCTTTGGCCTCTGACCCACACACACCCTGGGTCAGTCTTACTCATGTCATTGCTTGTGTTCCTCTGAGCATTCCATGGCTGGCCCTCTGATTTGAACCCTCAGTACCTTTTTGGGATTCTGTGACTCTGTCACTCTTAGATCTCAGTCCCTGAGGGATTTGGGGATCACAGGTGTCAAGTCCCAGTTATGATACTTTGGATTCTGCTATCGATATGGCCTTGTGTTTGCAAGCCCTGGTACCTGCGGTATAATTCTCTTCTCCTGGTGtcaactcatttttatttattaagtggTGTTACACTTACTAGTGTGAGTGAAGGGTAACCCAACTGTGGACTCGGACCTGAATTTGATACTCAGATGGAACATTGACCTGCCAAGTCACTTTTAGTAATACACTTGCCTTTCCTGGCCTCTAGAgttcttcatctgaaaataacTTAGGGATGCCTCTCTTTGAAacgttcatttattcatccatgcAACCATTCAGTGGTCTGTTCATTCTACATGGACAGTATTTCCTGGTTGCCTGTTAGTTGCCATTATTGGGGACACAGAGCCACAGGCTCTGGTCCTCAGGGAGTTTCAGACTGGGAAGCTGGTCATCAAAGTTTGAGGAATAGAAAGGAGGTCGATGTGCTGGAGTCCAGAGCTCCGCAGAAGGGCTGGGAGTGAGGTTAGACAGGTAGACAGAGACCAGGGCCTTTGGGTCTGTGAGCTCTTTAAGTACTGGGATATTCCTGGACGATACATAGGGAATCACTGCAAAGTTTTAAGCAAAGAAGCAACTGCTCCATGTATGTTTCTAAAAGTTCAGGCCTCGGAAGAGGAGAGCTAACTGGAGTGCCTAAGAATGGGTGAGGGAGTTTGTGTGTGAGGTGATGGTGGTACGTATTCATGTAAAGAGGGTCTTCTGTAGATTAGAAACCATATACATTAAGCAATTAGTATCTCACCTGACGGACAGAAGTATCTCAATACAATAAAGGAGATGGTATGAATTTAGTGGCTAAAAATGCAAACCCTGAGGTCAGAGAGATCTTAGAATCCCAACTTCTGCTCACTTCGTTACTGTATGACCTGGCGAGTCAGCTAAACTTTTCATTTCCAGTCAGTACAATAGTTCTAATATCCTTCCTCGTCGGGTGGTTGTGGGAATTAAATGTGTTAAATCTTGTCAAGTACTCAAGCACAGACCCTGGCACAACATAAGGACTCATTATTAAATCAATTTatcatcattaaaaattttttctaacatGTGAGCTGTCAAATAAGAGAGGAAGCTTTATCCAAAGGCCCTATCTCTAAAATGGATAAAAGAGACACAGTTGTCAGCTCAACAAAAATTTCTCATGAGGTTCTTTTtggcacagcccctcccccacatcctttCGGGGTGAATCTTTATTGACCTAAACCAATCATGGGATTGGTTTGTGCAGACATGACTATGTGACTGCATCCGCCAGGATCCCAGCAGGATACCAAATGATCCAATGGGGTAAGGGATTTATTTAAGCAACAAAGTACAGATGAGGGGCATGGTTAAAGGAAACCGACAGAGGGAAGCCCCCAGGCCCAGCCAATAGCCAGAAGCCGTCACCATTCCTAAGCCACCAGAAGTGACATGGGAGGGAGTGGTTACTAGTCCCCCGACAGAGATTCTGGAATAACACTGCTGCCAGCCCACAGCCCAGCAGGGAAGTAGACAACAGAGTAAACACCCACCTGCTCTCTTCTCCCACCTCCAATCTTCTGCCGACACCTCCCCTTGCCGACCCCAGCTGGAAGACAGAAGGTCGGGGAGTCCCCACTGATGTAATCCTGGACCCAGAGCAGAGTGGAGAGTGAACCTAGAGGGAAAAGAGAGGACATGTGTCACAGTGATCCAATTTGGGCCCATGAGGAGGGGAATTTGGCCTGGAGGGAGGTAGATGCTCTCAGAAAGGTTTTATCGTGTTACGTGTGATAGGCTGAACAATGGCTTTCCCAAGGACACTCCTGTGCCAATCCTTGGAAACTGTAAATGCAACCTTatttgggggagggaaaaaaaaaccctctttgtCAATGTGATTAAATTAAGTATTTTGAGATGAGTGAGTTCACCCTGGATTATCAGGGTGAGACCTGAATGCTGTGACAAGCAGTCATTATGAGAGGCACAGAGGGAGATTACACATGCAGAAGGGGAGGTGGTAATgttgtaacagggaagaacaaatctgactccatattagatctgttcctttagctctaaccctgtgctctgtttcctgggcttagtcatgctggttctgcaccttttgtagaaaaatgttgcctagagcctgaaatatacaggatagcctattcttaaggctctgacctttaaggatataacACTTTCCCACTCATAGAAAGatgaaaagttgcagaacagagaataacatttgtcttgttggaggtttacggGAACATGGTGACCTGACCTagtggacagctgtaagaacaaaggattcagaCACCAAAAAGTTTGCAACAACGAACCACACCCACGTTCTTTTTTACTATaagaggagcctgaattctgacttgggtaacgTGGTTCTAGGCCACCAtattctcagtctgctggcttttcaaataaggtcactgTTTCTTGCCCCAACAACTTGTCTCTAAATGTACTGGCTTGTTGTGCagtgagcttggacttggtaatgATGTGACCAAGGAAGCAGAGGTTAGAGCTGtacagccacaagccaaggagtgccagcagccaccagaagctggaaaaggccaggaatagtttctcccctagagcctctgaAGGTAGCATGGCCTTGCTGATACATTGATTTTGGCCCAGGGATATTGATTTTGGCCTTCTGGCCTCATAaacatgagagaataaatttctgtggcTTTATGCATCAAaattggtggtaatttgttacagtagccacGGCAAACTTACACAGTTCATTACAGATATATGGACCTACTCTAGTCAATGCTGGCAGTAAGAGTGTGTTAAGTGGCTTATAGAAGGGTCAGGAAGGTTGAACAAACAGTTTCTGTGTTGACCATCAGGTATAACTTCAAGAGCCAAACCATGTACCAGGGCTTTTCAAGGGCCCACTACATTTCTAGGATCAGGATCCTGACTGCTTAATTAGAATTGGCTTCCACCACCATGATCAGGAAGGCAGCACAAACAGAGGTCAGTCACAATTATGGGACAACTGCCATCAGGAAACTGCTATGATCAGAAAACTACCACAGAAAGTGGACCCCTCCACAGTGATGGGGCCAGCAGAAGCAGGACTCCACCCCACGACCGTCATTCAAATCTTGCCTGAGTGCATCTGATTAGAGGAACCCAGATGTAACGCAGTTCCCAGCTGCACAGGAGTCAGAAATGTAGTTTCAAGCCTTTCAGCCCCTGCAAGTAGGACAGCACACAAGAGGAGAGCTGAAGTGAATGCAGAACACCAATGTACAATATTCAAGATAGGTTTCCTGATTGTTAATAGGAGAtactgttgcagaaaaatgtgttacagctgggtgttacagctcagttgtgacagcaagcAGCActgggagagttggagaactcaggtttattacactaGCGGGCCCAGAAAacttaacacttcaagctctggaccccatctgtaggtttacacaggccttttataggctgccattcttacactttgcaacatcatatgcaaataaagtataacagaagttgaccaatcaggaacaagctttgtagaaatagcccaatcaggagtgaggggaatggaccaatcaggagtgagagaaataaccaatcaggagtgagctccatgcaaataaagtactacaaatggaccaatcagaagttagggaagtggaccaatcagaagtgagagtaataaccaatcaggagtgaaggaaataaccaatcagaaataAGATCAGGGAACCAATAAaattttaggtgtaagttagctgctttagaggcaaaaagtgagctaGAGGCTCTGGGCCAAGGAACTggacggtgctgggaggagagcagcggccttGCCTAGGGGTCcagccggtctttttatggggcttcccgcctcaacaCTAGGAGGTCATTCCATCCCTTTCTTACCCTGGATGTTGCCATGTCTGCATGTGAAGCCTGGAACTTCAGCAGCCATCGTGGGATCATGAGGATCTGGGGATAAGCCAATTCTCTAAGACTAGAAGATCAGACAGGTGGAAGGAATCTAAGCCCTCCATACTTCCTTGATCTAAAATGCACTATCTTCCCTCCAGAGCCACCTACGTTTAGACTCCTTACTTGTGGcaacatacatttttctttaaggcTTAAGCCCAGGTGAGATAGGGTTTTCAGTTATTTGCAGTCAAAGCTGAAGAAAACTGCTTTGCCTAAATTCACACCTCACTCCATGGCAGCCTGCATCAATGACTGATGAACATGGGAGTATAAAAACCCAGATCCTTCATCCCAACTCAAGACAATTCTGAAGGGTGATCCAGAGCTCCCACAAGGTTGAGAGAGGACTTGATCGGGAATGTATCACAGTTCAACTTCCTCTCTGCCCAATTCTGCTTCAGTCCCCTCTCTCCCACAGATGTTGATCTCAAAAGCCCTCCCTACCCTTCTCTCTGGGAATCCCAGCTATGACACACAGCTACTGAGAGGATGCTAGAGGCAGAAAGAAAGTTCCTGCTCCTCTCTTCTCTCATTGGCAGAACTTATCAGAAGGTGGCAAAGTAGCCTAGGAAAATGTAGTTTGTAGGCTTTCCACCCTATAATCACAGGGCAGAGACAAAGGAGCTTAGGGCTGAGACTAGATGAGTAATCAGTCCTCCCAATTTGCTCCTGAATTCAACAGTCCCACAATAACCTGTTGAATTCACATCTGCTGTTTGTGGCAGAAATAGCAAGTTCTTGTGGGCAACTTCTGCAGCATTGTTTGAGAGTCATTTCTGGAGGGCAAGCCTACAGCTTTCTCCTCTGATCCTTTAGGTGATTTTGTAAGTATATTGGTCAGGGTTCTcctgagaaacagaaccaataggagatagatatagatatagatacagatatatagatagagtcagaaagagagagacagatttATTTGAAGGAGTtgactcacatgattatggaAGTCCCAAATCTGCAGGGTGCACTGAAAAGCTGTTTATCCTGGAAAGAGAGGATgttgcagttcaagtccaaaggctgtCTGCTGGCAGAACTTCCTGTTGCTCAGAGAAGGTCActccttttgttctattcaggccttcaactgattggatgaggcccatccaCATGCCCATCCACATGAAAATGACACCTAAGGGCAATCtgttttactcaaagtccactgatttaaatgctaaCTTCacccaaaaacaccctcacagaaacatccagaataatgtttgaccaaatatctggataCCATGccccagccaagctgacacataaaattagccatcacagtAAGTGTCTAATCCATACTATTAAACTCCTTCCTGTTTAGAATAGCTAGAGTGGTTTATTTCTTCTAGAAAGGAACCCTGACTGATATAAATATCAGTCTCTTTGCAAGATATCTGCTAGCTGCTTCAAAGTCTTTCTCTTTACAAAGTCTCTTTGTGAAAGTTGAAGTGAGTCAGATAGATAGTCTCAGGTGAGATtactgggttcaagtcccagatCTGCCACTTACTAGATACGTGCCTTTGATCAAATCAtctaacctctctgtacctcactTTCCTCtgaaataaggataaaaatgacACCTAATTCATAAGGTTGTTGAAAATCTAAAGTTATTTAATACATATAAGCCACAGAATAATTCTCAGTACATCAtctgtgctcaataaatgttagttttaccaccaccatcatcatcgtcatcatcatctgTTTGTGGTCCTGAAGCTTCATCACCCACTGGAGCTTAACAATTTCTCTACAAACACTAGAACATAGGGACTCCTGGCCAGTTTTTCCAAGGAATTTTGaacaaggaaagggaaaaacCAGTAAGGAGGggaacagagacagacagacaaagagatTCAGGCTGTGGGGGAATCTAGCTACAAAAATACatcaagaagaaaggaagaaaaacttgTTTCTACATTGTTGTCAAAGAATACTTGAGTCCTGAAAAGTTTTTCTATCTTGATGAAAAATCTGCACTGTTTATGTTAGAACAAAAAATGGTATTTCAAAATCTTCAAGGCAGTTTTCAACCACCAATAGAATAATTGATACAGATGAGGATCATCCATGTATGTTAAAAGCCTTGAATGAAAGTTGTTAGAGCACAGGATAGTCACATAATCTCCAGTATCATCCCACAGATGACTTATTaattagaaggaaggaaagaaaccttTACAAAGGAGAAATCTGGCAGACTCCACCTTACCCCAATCACCGAAGGAGAGATAAACTGACATCATGTTCTTCAGGATGTGAGTCACTGAGGACACAACATCATCTCTGAATTATTCTTGGCCAAGAGGTTTAACCTGAATTTAAATCATGAATAAAGAATCAGACAAACCCAAGCCAAAACAGTCTACAGAACAACTAGCTTCaagtcttcaaaaatgtcaatgtcatgaaaaaataaaacaaaacaaaaaggctatGGAGCTGCTCCAGATCAAAGGACAGATAGAGACATGACATTGACCatgaatttgaagaaaaataaaaagaacaaagcttttATTAAGATAACTGGATAAATTTGAATGTGGAGTGTATATTAGATAATATAGCTTTGATCCTGTTACTATAATGTTAAAATTGTGGAATGTTGTGATTTATATAGGAAATGTCCTTGTTTCTAGGAGCTTCATAGAAAGTATTTAGCTGGGAAGTATtgtgatgtctgcaacttactttcaagtggaagaaaggaaggtagAATATTAACACTCTTGAATTGAGGTGAAGGGTATATGAGTGTTCATTGTACTACTTTTATAACTTTTCTGTAGGAGTGaaagttttccaaataaaaaactGGGGACAAATCaacaagttgttttttttaaacttctaccACATTCCAAACaatcataacttttttttcctgctccttGGAGTGTTAGCTAGAGGCACATTTTCAATtcttattgagtgcctactgtgtgccaggcattgttctaggcactgggtaAACAGTGGtgaagaaaacacataaaaatccTTGCTCTCATAAAACTTTGACAGTCTTGTGGAAAATGCTTCTCAACCTGACATTTCTGTTATTCTCCACAGCAGCACGCTCACCATCTGGCTATAGGTGTGTGGCAAAGACTGCTACTGGACTAGGCTACATCCATTCTCCACTTCTTTAGTAACAGAACCCCGATTTAATTGCAGATGGCAATGTACCAGACTAAAAGATATTtaccagcctcccttgcagctaggatAGCTAGGATCTTGGCATCAGCATTTCCTAGTTGTGTAACCTTAGTAAGCTATTTCACTTCATTGTGtattatccattcatccacaaATACCTGTTATAAAAATGCTAGTCTTCTGGGTCATCAGGGCCAGAGTTCATCAACAGTCATCAGGTCAGTAGAAACAATGCTCTGGATACAGACAAGCAAAGGCTGGTGGGTGGGCACACAGAGGGAGTCAGGGGGCTGCCAGATGCTGATGGAACTGGGAGCTAGGAAGACATCCACTACAGGGGTCTAGTGTACTTCTGTGTGTGGCTTGGCCAAGGCAGCTGCAGGACAGATATGGGCTGAGAATTGGATCATCAGCTCACTAGACAGCCAGACTCATG harbors:
- the LOC105093312 gene encoding interferon lambda-3, producing the protein MTSGCLLGLLLMTAALTRTGAVPVPSPLRALPGTRGCHLAQFKSLSPQELQAFKRAKDAFEESLLQKDWNCSSRIFPRTRDLRQLQVWERPVALKAEVALTLAVLGTMANSSLGSTLDQPLHTLGHIHSQLQACVPAQPTAGPRPRDRLHHWLHRLQEAPKKESQDCLEASVMFNLFRLLTRDLKCVASGHLCV
- the LOC116154970 gene encoding interferon lambda-4 — its product is MGPSGAAAVAMGLWVLVTAGVAVDPGVEAPGRCLLSQYRSLDPRALEAAKALRNRYEEETLSWRPRNCSFHPRRNPPPPSSCARLRLVARGLADAQAVLSSLPSPELFPGVGPTLELLTAAGRDVAACLQLVRPGSWRKSPRPPRRRHKTRRAESPRCHEARVIFNFLRLLAWDLRLVANSGPCL